From the Anguilla anguilla isolate fAngAng1 chromosome 6, fAngAng1.pri, whole genome shotgun sequence genome, one window contains:
- the LOC118228995 gene encoding carbohydrate sulfotransferase 2-like, whose product MKSKQYQLKLTPPWEKDAGFGRKLKTYRSHTKIIAHPGIVMKVLRKKRIVLLIAYFLLLVLTMLNLANYKWTKEPQQCNHQMRSTTYQGRSDIRFLYRPSLAKKRQLVYVLTTWRSGSSFFGELFNQNPDVFFLYEPMWHIWQKLYPGDAVSLQGAARDMLSSLYRCDLSVFQLYNAPGGKNVSSLGVFGATLNKVICSYPLCSAYRKDIVGLVEDKVCKKCPPQSLRLLEDECLKYNTVVIKGVRILDINVLAPLMEDPSLDLKVIHLVRDPRAVANSRIKSRHGLIRENLQVVRSRDPKLRRIPFVDPNHKVNKKDGSDYHSIGAMEVICDRTSRTLRTALNPPNWLKGKYMTVRYEDLVDNPIKTVRNIYRFVNLSANHDIELFALNMTSGTTSSSKPFLVSSRNATQAANAWRTVLSFQQIKQVEDYCHQAMSLLGYERVRTAGDAKDLSKSLLSVPKL is encoded by the coding sequence atgaaaagcaaacagtATCAACTGAAGTTAACACCACCCTGGGAGAAGGATGCTGGCTTTGGGAGAAAACTCAAAACGTATAGAagtcacacaaaaataataGCGCATCCAGGGATCGTAATGAAAGTGCTGCGCAAGAAGAGGATTGTTTTGTTAATTGCCTACTTTTTGCTACTGGTTTTAACCATGCTGAACCTGGCTAATTACAAATGGACAAAAGAGCCACAGCAGTGCAATCACCAGATGAGAAGCACTACCTATCAGGGTAGATCGGATATTCGCTTCCTTTATAGACCCTCTCTGGCTAAGAAAAGGCAGCTCGTGTATGTTTTGACAACTTGGCGGTCCGGATCCTCCTTTTTCGGCGAGCTTTTTAACCAAAATCCGGACGTATTCTTTTTGTACGAGCCAATGTGGCACATCTGGCAGAAATTGTACCCCGGGGATGCGGTGTCGCTGCAAGGGGCAGCCAGAGACATGCTAAGCTCATTGTATCGATGTGATCTCTCTGTTTTCCAGCTGTACAATGCACCGGGGGGCAAAAATGTGAGCTCTCTCGGGGTATTTGGTGCCACCCTTAACAAGGTAATATGCTCGTATCCTCTCTGCTCGGCATACAGGAAAGATATTGTGGGCTTGGTGGAAGATAAGGTGTGTAAAAAGTGCCCACCTCAAAGTCTGCGGCTCCTGGAGGACGAATGCCTCAAGTATAACACTGTGGTTATTAAAGGGGTGCGCATTTTGGACATTAACGTTCTTGCCCCGCTGATGGAGGATCCTTCTTTAGATCTGAAAGTGATTCACCTCGTCAGAGACCCGAGGGCCGTGGCGAATTCCAGGATCAAGTCGAGACACGGGTTGATACGCGAGAATTTGCAAGTGGTTCGGAGCAGGGACCCCAAACTTCGTCGAATACCTTTCGTCGACCCGAATCATAAGGTTAACAAGAAGGACGGGTCTGACTATCACTCAATCGGAGCTATGGAAGTGATATGCGACCGGACATCCAGAACGTTGAGAACAGCCTTAAATCCACCCAACTGGCTCAAGGGAAAGTACATGACAGTTCGTTACGAGGATTTGGTGGACAACCCAATCAAGACGGTACGGAACATTTATCGCTTTGTTAATTTGTCTGCTAACCACGACATCGAATTGTTTGCCCTGAACATGACCAGCGGGACGACTTCATCCTCCAAACCGTTCCTCGTGTCGTCCCGGAATGCTACCCAAGCGGCCAACGCGTGGAGAACTGTACTAAGttttcaacaaataaaacaagtcGAAGACTATTGTCACCAAGCGATGTCTTTGCTCGGATACGAACGTGTAAGAACAGCCGGGGATGCAAAAGACTTGAGTAAATCGTTGCTGTCAGTCCCTAAACTGTAA
- the pls1 gene encoding plastin-1: MENNTTQISREDLEDLREAFNKIDIDNSGYVSDFELQELFREASFSLPGFKVREIVEKFIAGDTNKDERISFEEFVSIYQELKSKEVRESFRKSITRRDGIRSFGGTSGISSEGTQHSYSDEEKVAFVNWINKALADDPDCKHLVPMDPENESLFKSVRDGILLCKMINLSEPDTIDERVINTKKLTTFTMTENLVLALNSASAIGCTVINIDAQDLKDGKPHLVLGLLWQIIKIGLFADIEISRNEALIALLEEGEELDHLLSRSPEELLLRWVNYHLDQAGWQPISNFSDDIKDSKAYFHLLDQISPKGECADEMRILIDMSGIHEQDDEQRAELMLRQAARLDCRQFVTPQDVVAGNHKLNIAFVANLFNMYPALNKPKDNGIDPSLLEGESREERTFRNWMNSLGVTPYVNHIYSDLVDALVIFQLYERIQVAVDYKKVNRPPYPALGANMKKLENCNYAVNLGKREARFSLVGIGGENINEGSKMHTLSLVWQLMRRYTLKVLSDLGDGEKVNDQIIIGWVNATLKQGKKDTFINSFKDKLISTSLPVIDLIDTIAPNAIRAEMVKRGDMTETEMLNNAKYAISVSRKIGAKVYALPEDLVEVKPKMVMTVFACLMGRGMNKANG, from the exons ATGGAGAACAACACGACGCAGATTTCCAGGGAGGACCTGGAGGACCTGCGTGAGGCCTTCAATAAGATAG ataTTGACAACAGCGGCTATGTGAGTGACTTTGAACTGCAGGAACTCTTCAGGGAGGCAAGCTTCTCGTTGCCTGGGTTCAAGGTTCGAGAAATCGTGGAAAAGTTCATTGCCGGCGACACAAACAAAGATGAAAGGATAAGTTTTGAGGAGTTTGTCTCG ATCTACCAGGAGCTAAAGAGCAAAGAGGTGAGAGAATCCTTCCGGAAGTCCATCACCAGGAGAGACGGAATCCGGTCTTTTGGGGGAACATCGGGCATCTCCAGCGAGGGAACACAGCACTCTTACTCTG ATGAGGAGAAAGTGGCCTTTGTCAACTGGATCAACAAAGCCCTGGCAGATGACCCCGACTGCAAGCACCTTGTTCCCATGGACCCAGAGAACGAGAGCCTCTTCAAGTCCGTGAGGGATGGAATTCTGCTCTG caaaatgattaatttatccGAGCCAGACACTATTGATGAGAGAGTTATAAACACAAAGAAACTGACAACTTTCACAATGACA GAGAACCTGGTGCTGGCCTTAAACTCCGCCTCCGCCATCGGCTGCACGGTCATCAACATCGACGCCCAGGACCTGAAGGACGGAAAGCCCCACCTGGTGCTGGGCCTCCTGTGGCAGATCATCAAGATTGGCCTTTTTGCTGATATCGAGATCTCCAGAAACGAGG cacTCATCGCTCTGCTGGAAGAAGGAGAAGAGCTAGACCACTTGTTGTCCAGGTCTCCGGAAGAACTACTGCTGCGCTGGGTAAACTACCACCTGGACCAGGCGGgctggcagccaatcagcaactTCAGCGATGACATCAAG GACTCCAAAGCCTATTTCCACCTGCTTGATCAAATTTCCCCCAAAGGAGAATGTGCTGATGAGATGAGAATCTTAATCGATATGTCAGGAATTCAT GAGCAGGACGACGAGCAGCGGGCGGAGCTCATGCTGAGGCAGGCAGCGCGTCTGGACTGCAGACAGTTCGTCACGCCCCAGGATGTGGTGGCGGGGAACCACAAGCTCAACATTGCTTTTGTGGCCAACCTGTTCAACATGTACCCGGCCCTGAACAAACCCAAGGACAACGGCATCGACCCGTCTTTGCTGGAAG GGGAGtccagagaggagagaacattCCGGAATTGGATGAACTCTTTGGGCGTGACCCCATATGTCAACCACATATATAG CGACCTTGTGGATGCCCTGGTCATCTTTCAGCTGTACGAGAGGATCCAGGTTGCTGTGGACTACAAGAAGGTCAACCGTCCTCCCTATCCAGCCCTGGGTGCCAACATGAAAAAG CTTGAAAACTGTAACTATGCTGTGAACCTGGGAAAAAGAGAGGCAAGGTTTTCTCTGGTGGGAATCGGTGGGGAGAATATTAACGAGGGCAGTAAGATGCACACCCTTTCCTTGGTGTGGCAACTAATGAGGAG GTATACACTGAAGGTTTTGTCTGATCTTGGGGATGGTGAGAAAGTCAACGATCAAATAATAATCGGCTGGGTGAATGCCACTTtgaaacaaggaaaaaaggatACTTTCATCAACAGCTTTAAG gaCAAACTGATCAGCACGAGTCTCCCAGTCATTGATCTGATCGACACCATAGCTCCCAACGCTATCCGAGCGGAGATGGTGAAGAGAGGGGACATGACGGAAACCGAAATGCTGAACAACGCAAA